One segment of Brassica napus cultivar Da-Ae chromosome C3, Da-Ae, whole genome shotgun sequence DNA contains the following:
- the LOC106352429 gene encoding protein LURP-one-related 10 produces MAIVGPQFCAPYPVDLGIVRKVMTITDGNFAVTDVNGNLLFKVKEPLFSLSDKRFLLDASDNPIMTLRENKVSLHDRWQVFRGKSTDQKDLVYTLKRSSMIQLMKPKLDVFLAQNKEMKICDFHVKGSWIDRSCVVYAGKSDAIVAQMHKKHTAQSILIGKSNFSVTVYPNVDYAFIVSLIVILDDINREDSED; encoded by the exons ATGGCGATCGTGGGCCCTCAATTTTGCGCACCGTACCCGGTAGATTTGGGTATCGTACGTAAGGTTATGACGATAACAGACGGTAACTTCGCCGTCACAGACGTCAACGGAAACCTCCTTTTCAAAGTGAAAGAACCATTGTTTAGCCTCTCCGACAAAAGGTTCTTACTAGACGCTTCAGACAATCCGATTATGACGTTGAGAGAAAAC AAGGTGAGCCTGCACGATAGGTGGCAAGTATTTAGAGGGAAGAGTACAGACCAAAAAGATTTGGTGTACACGTTGAAACGATCGTCAATGATTCAATTGATGAAGCCAAAGCTAGACGTGTTTTTGGCTCAAAACAAGGAAATGAAGATATGTGACTTCCATGTTAAAGGAAGTTGGATCGATCGATCATGCGTCGTCTACGCCGGCAAATCTGATGCCATTGTTGCTCAG ATGCACAAGAAACATACCGCGCAGAGCATATTAATAGGGAAGAGTAACTTCTCGGTCACGGTTTATCCGAACGTTGATTATGCTTTTATAGTCTCTCTCATTGTAATTCTCGATGACATTAACCGAGAAGATTCTGAAGACTAA